In Ignavibacteria bacterium, the sequence GAGCGCTCATCCTGGCATTGTACTACAACTCCCGTGGGAATATGTGTTATACGGATCGCTGTTTCAACCTTGTTCACGTTCTGTCCGCCTGCGCCGCCGGAACGGAATACATCTATTTTAAGATCAGCGGGATTTATTTCAATATCCACTTCATCAGCTTCAGGCAGCACTGCCACCGATGCGGCTGATGTATGAACTCTGCCCTGCGTTTCAGTTTCAGGTACGCGCTGCACGCGGTGAACACCGCTTTCATATTTAAGTGTGCCGTAAATATCTTTGCCTGTTACGCTCACTATCACTTCTTTCAGTCCGCCAAGTCCCGATGATTCATTATAAGTCACAACTTCCATCTTCCAGCCTATTCTTTCGGCAAAACGTGAGTACATTCTGTACAGGTCAGCCGCAAAAAGCGCGGCTTCATCACCGCCTGTGCCTGCGCGAATTTCAAGCATAGCGTTTTTGGAATCATTCGGGTCTTTTGGAACCAAAAGTTCTTTTATTTCGGCTTCAAGCTTATCAAACCTGTTTTGCAGCTCTTCCTGTTCATTTGCCGCAAGCTCTTTCATTTCAGCGTCATTGGTCTCATATAAAAGCTTTTTATTCTCTTCAAGCTGCGCTTTAACTTTAATGTATTCATCATAAGCGTTTACAATATCAGTTAAGTCAGAGTATTCCTTCGAAAGCCTGCGGAATTCCTTCTGGTCATTTGCCGTTTCAGGCTTATTCAGCAGCTCTGAGATCTCGTTATAACGCTCTTTTACTTTTTCTAATTTATCAAACATGTTTTTTCTTTCTGAATACAAAAATACTTTTATTTGTTTGCAAGTTCAATTCAATTAACAGGCTAAAGTCAATAGATACAAAGGCTCAAAGACTCAAAGTTTATGATTTAAAAGTACCGTAAGGAAGGAAATTATTTTCAAATTGAAATTATTGCTTCAGTGAATCAAACTGTTTCAAATTTTTTCGCGCTACAGGAAGTTGCGAAACAAATTTAAAAAATATTTTTACCGTAAAAAATTTTCTGAAAAAGTTTTTAAAAAATATTTTCATTTTTTTGTGTTTACCTATTGACTATGAGTGTTAGAATGTTATATTTGCAAAGAGTTTTTGATGATGAATACAGTACCATAAAAAAATTTTGAGTCAATAAGGTTTTTGGAAGTATAAAAAAAGTTTTCACATCAAAATAAATTAAAAGTAAGGAAGAAGCCAAATTTTTTGCGGGTAGGATTTACTTACAATATAAAAAAAGAAACTGAACAGGTATCCGAAGGACAGGATCAAAAAGTTCAGAACGAAGCGTATGTTGATGATAATTTAGTCAACAATTATTCTCATCGCTTAAGCGATGTTTATGCTGAGTGGGATGATGAAGAAACAATTTCTGCAGTTGAAGCTGCGATAAAAAAAGCTGGCCATGAAGTTATTCGTATCGAAGCTGATGAAAACGCTTTCGAAAAGCTTCGCAGCACCAGGCCAGATATAGTTTTCAATATGGCAGAAGGTTTCGGCGGCGCTTCCCGCGAGTCGCACATTCCCGCAATGCTTGAAATGCTTAACATACCCTACACTGCAAGCGATCCCATCACAATTGGCAATTGCCACGATAAATCACGCTGTAAAGAGATATTAACTTATTATGGTGTGCCGAATCCCGGCTTTTTTATAACCGATAGCCACGTAAACGGCCATCCCAAGGTAAAATATCCTGCTTTTGTGAAGCCTTTGCATGAAGGCTCTTCTAAGGGTATCTATAATAGTAGTGTGGTTTACAACAACGAAGAGCTAAATCGGGAAATAACAAGAATTAAGCAAAATTATGATCAGCACTCTATAATAGAGGATTTTCTCGAAGGCCAGGAGTTTACGGTTGCTTTATTGGGAAATGGCGAAAATGTGCGCGTTTTGCCTATTGTTGGCATAAATCTGGATTGTTTGCCTGAGGATTTCCCCAAAATTTACTCATATGAAGTAAAATGGTATTTTGATACCAGGGAAAATAAGCTTGATATATTTTCATGTCCCGCAAAAATAAGCGATAAGCTCACCAAAAGGATCGAGGAAATTTGTAAACAGGCATATCATGCGCTTCGTATCCGCGATTGGGCAAGAATGGATGTAAGATGTGACGCAAATGATAATCCGTATATAATTGAAATTAATCCGCTGCCCGGAATTTTACCGAATCCGGATGATAATTCATGCTTCCCGAAAGCTGCAAGGGAAGTTGGCATTGATTATGACGGTTTGATACAGACTGTATTGAATGGCGCGATTGAGAGATATCAACTAAATGCCAAATGACAAAGCTCAAATGTCAAATAGTAAATTACAAATATCAAATAACAAAATTGATTATTAATATATATTAAATTATAATCCCGCCCCTCTCCTTTGGAGAGGGGAAGTCAGCACCAATTGTGCTGAAGGGGTGAGGTCAATGAATAAAAAACTAAACATATCAATAATTTTCAATGACCCGGTGCAGTATGCGCAGGGTCCGGTATACGAAGGCACAGATGTAGATATTGACACTATACCTGAAGCTATTGATATGAGTGAATACGGTGTGCTTGATGAAGTTAAAAGCGTTGAGCGCGCTTTGGCTCCGCTTGAGCATAACACAAAAATAATTCCGGTTGCGCTTGATATCAACAAGCTTATTAAAGAGCTTAATGAAAACAGGCCTGATATAATTTTTAATCTTTGTGAAAGCGTTGACGGCGATCCAACCCAGGAAATGAACATTGCGGGATTATTTGAATTACTGAAGATCCCCTATACCGGTTCACGCGCATTTACGCTTGGCCTGGCATTGAATAAGCCGCTTGTGAAATCTATCCTTAACCAGAACGGAATACCTACTGCCAAGCACTTTGTTACAAATACTTCAAGCATTCACCTGAACGGTCACAAGTTCCCCATGATAGTTAAGCCATCACGGGAAGACGCAAGTATAGGCATTACCAATGAATCAGTGGTTACAAATGAAGCTGACCTGAGGAAAAGAATTGAATACGTGCTCGAAGAACATAAGCAGCCTGCGCTGGTTGAAGAGTTCATAGACGGCAGGGAAATAAATGTATCGGTGGTTGGAAATGATGACCCCATAACTTTTCCCATAAGTGAAATTGATTTCACAGGTTTGCCCTCTGATTACCCGAAAATAATCAGCTACAACAGCAAATGGATGTATAAAACTGTTGAATTCGAAAACACCAAGGCGGTTTGCCCGGCGCAAAACCTGAGCGATAAAGAAGTTCAGGTAATACAGGAAACAGCAAAAAAGGTTTATAAGCTTCTCGGAGCCGCTGATTACGCCAGGGTTGATATGAGGCTTAAGGACGGCGTGCCCTATGTGCTTGAGCTGAACCCGAATCCTGATATTGCAAGCGATGTACCCGAAGATACAGGCTTTACACGCAGCGCCAAGGCGCATGGATGGGAGTACAGCTACCTGATTCAGCAGATAATCGGTTTTGCATTGAAGAGGTGGGGAGTTAAGTAGGTTTTAGGCTGCAGGTTACAGGTTGCAGGTTTCAAAATTACAGATTGGGAATTGCAGGTTGTAGTTAAATGATAAGAAAGTTAATACAGAGCGACAGGGAAAAGATACAAAGGATACTTACTGATACGGGACATTTTAATGATGATGAGATAAAAGTTGCGATGGAACTGGTTGATATTTACCTGAACGATGCGAAACAGACAGATTATATTTTTTATATTATAGAAAACGCTGAAACCCGGGAGGCATCAGGGTATATTTGTTACGGAAGAAGACCTCTGACTGACTGGACATATGATCTTTACTGGATAGCTGTAGATCCCAATATTCATGGTAAGGGACTTGGCAGCCGGCTTGTAAAACATATGGAAGATGACCTTTCAGCAGCAGGCGGAAAAATTATACTGATAGAAACAAGCGGAAAGCCGGAATATGAAAATGAACGGAAGTTCTACACCAAAAACGGCTATGAAGTTCAGACTATCATTAAAGATTTTTACAGAAGCGGTGACGACTTGTATGTTTACCGCAAATACCTTTAAAGAAAGCCTTTAAAGGTAAGGTAACCCGAAATTGAAGTAAGGTGCCCTGTGAAACCTTCCCTGAAATAAACGGGCAGGAATCCAAAAACTAAACAAGGAGTTAATATTTTATGGAACTATGGCAGCAGCTGCTAAAACAAAGCGTCAGCTCAGTAGATCAGCTTGTCGATCAGTTCGGAATCAAAAAAGAAGTTGCCGAAAGACTGGATGATTTTTTTCAGGCGAGGATAAATCCATATTACCTAAGCCTCATCCGTTACCCCGGCGATCCTATCTGGCTTCAGGCTGTGCCTGATGAAGTAGAATTATACGACATCGATGCACCTGAAGACCCGCTCAATGAAGATGAAATGAGCCCGGTTCCTAATATTACTCACCGTTACCCGGACAGAGCTTTATTTTTAACCACCAGCCAGTGCGGCCTGTACTGCAGGTTCTGCACGCGCAAGCGCAAGGTGGGTGATTCCAGCAAAATCAATATGCGCGAGCTTGAAGCGGCTTTCCAATATCTGGAGCAGCATACCGAAATTAACGATGTGATACTCTCAGGCGGTGACCCGCTAATGCTCACAGACGCAATGCTTGAAAAAGTACTCATTAGGCTGCGCCAGATACCGCATATTTCCATAATCAGGCTTGGCACAAAAATGCCCTGTGTGCTTCCGCAAAGGATCACTCCGCAATTATGTGATATGCTGAAAAAATATCACCCCATTTATGTAAATACACATTTTAATCACCCGTGGGAGATCACACCTGAGAGCACTAAAGCATGTGAAATGCTTGTAAATGCAGGTGTTCCTGTGGGTTGCCAGACTGTTCTGCTTAAAGGCGTTAATGATGACCCGGAAGTTATGCGCGAGCTTATGAAAAAGCTTCTTGCTATCAGGGTAAGGCCGTATTACATATACCAGGCTGATCTTACTAAAGGCGCTAACCATTTCCGTACACCAATTGATGTAGGTTTGGAAATAATGGATAATCTTCGCGGCCATATCAGCGGACTTGCAGTTCCGCAGTTTGTGATAGATGCACCCGGCGGCGGCGGAAAAATTCCGCTATTGCCTGAATACGTTCTTGCGCGCGATAAAGAAAAGATCATACTGCGCAACTTTAAGAATGAAGTATATGAATACCCGGACGTTCAGGAAGAACATATTGTTCTAAAACGGGGCAGGAACATAGAAAAACCGCCTAAGAAAAAGGCGAAGAAGAAGGTACCGCTCCCGGTTCTGCAATAACAATTACACATGAATCTGTTAAAAGGCGTTCAATATTGGACGCCTTTTTTATTAAATTTTTGAAATATATCAACTAAAATAACCATACCTATTGATAATTTGCGGAATTTGAGGTATGTTTGTTTCTTTACTTCATAAAAATTAACAGGATAGACCATCAGAATAAAATATTAAAACTACCATCTTCATTATTAATAAACAAAAAAATACAAAATGAAAAAACTATTCAAATCCGGCTTAAATTCATTTTTATTGCTTTCAGCAGCGGCTGCAATATTTATATTCAGCACCGCTTTCAGGAGCAGCACAGAAAAAACTGGCAGCATGCATTTCCATTCAGATGGAAGAACATGCGGTACTGTTGAATTCAACGAACTACAGATGCAGCAGTATCCGCAGTTCAGAGAGAACAGACAAAGAATTGAAGAATATACAAAAAACTACACGCATTCTGAAAGCAGATTGCTTGTAACGATTCCTGTTGTTTTTCACGTGGTTTATAATACACCTCAGCAGAATATTTCTGATGCGCAGATACTTTCGCAGATTGCTGTGTTAAATCAGGACTATGCAAAGTTAAATTCTGATACAAATTTGATCCCCGCTGTTTGGAAATCCATTGCCGCAAACACTCAGATCCAGTTTTGCCTCGCTCAGCGGGATCCTAACGGAAATCCAACAACAGGCATAACGCGTACATCAACAAGCATTACTGCATTCACCGGCTCCTCTGATCAGCGTATATTTTTTACTGCTCAAGGCGGCCATGATATCTGGGATAGGGACCGTTATTTGAACATCTACGTTTGCAATCTTGGCGGAGGTTTGCTGGGATATGCCCAGTTCCCGGGCGGAAATCCCCAAACAGACGGTACTGTAAATCTTTACACTGCAGTTGGTACAACCGGTGTTGTAAACCCTCCGTACGATAAAGGCAGAACGGTTACACACGAAGTTGGGCACTGGTTAAACCTGTTCCATATTTGGGGTGATGAGCCTGACTGCAACCAGGATGACCAGGTTTCTGATACTCCGCTTCAGGGCAATTCTTCAAGCGGATGTCCTACTTTCCCGACAACAGATGCCTGCCAGCCTAACAGTCCCGGAATTATGTTTGTGAACTATATGGATTATTCAAATGATGCCTGTATGTACATGTTTACTTCAGGTCAGTCAACAAGGATGAATGCAGCATTGAGCGGCCCGAGGGCAAGTTTGTTAACATCAAACGGCTGTATTCCAATCGGTATTACACCAATAAGCACAGAAATTCCCGCAAAGTATTCGCTTGAACAGAACTTTCCAAATCCGTTCAACCCGGTTACAAATATCAGGTTTGATATCACCCGTTCATCACAGGTATCACTTAAGGTTTACGATGCTGCAGGCAATGAAATTGCCGTGCTGGTTAACCAGGCACTTAATGCGGGTACATATAATTATGATTTTGACGCCTCAAATTACCCAAGCGGTGTGTATTTCTATGTGTTAAGCGCAGGTGAATTTACCGCTACCAAGAAAATGGTATTAATTAAGTAAATATTTTGTAAAAATTCACTTATCAAAAATATTATTTTTAAAAACCCGCTTAAAAAGCGGGTTTTTTTATTTTCATGTTTACAACTAAAATATTAGTATTGTTAAGCAGTGCATATCAATTATATTTGTAAAATTCAAAAAATTTATTGAACATTTTTTATGAAATATAAATATCCGGTAACAATTGAAAACGGTTTAGGGGAAATACTTATATTTAAATCCTGTGAAACAGAAAACGGTGAAGAAAAATTAATTGTGGAAAATTTTGTAAAGCCGGGGGCGGGACCTGTTATGCATACACATCTTTTGCAGGATGAAGCTCTTACTGTAGAATCAGGTGAGCTTACTTACCAGGTTATGGGAGAAGAGCCGAAAACTGCGCAAGCCGGTGAAACAGCAGTTTTTAAAAGAGGAGTACCGCATAAGTTTGTTAACTCAGGCACAACAGAACTGCACTGCACGGGTTACATAAAGCCTGCAAATACCATAATTTTTTATCTTTCTGCCATATTTGAAGCACAGAAGAAGTCCGGAAAGCCCCAGCCGGCGCTGATGGACGCCGCATACCTGATACACAGGTATAAAAGTGAATACGACCTGCCTGAGCTTCCCCTGTTCGTTAAGAAGTTTATGATGCCTGCGGTTTATTTTTTCGGCAGGTTGTTCGGAAGGTATCAGCATTTTAAAAACGCGCCTGAACCTTTAAAAAAATAATGCAGCCAAAAAACACTTTTCATTTTATAGGATGTAAAATTTTTTATTTAATTTTTTTTGTTTATCAAAAGTAATTTATTGCCGCATGCAAAATTTATTTTCTTTAAGAAAGCCTTTTAGCTTTTTTGTTTTTCCGGGGTGTTGATAAAAATCCTTACAAATTATTTTTCAAAAATCAAAACACCCGCCATCAACTGATTTATTGACCAATATCCATATTGCGGCATAAAAAAAACATGTCTGAAATTTTTTTTTGAGGGTAAAATTTCACACTTAATTTAGAAACTGCCTGTTTAAGAGGCTTCACGGATTGTCAAGTATTTTGGTAAAATTTTTTCTTACGATGTAATTTGCATTTATAGTTTTGTTCTATTAATTTTGTTTCCAATCGTTAACGAAAGCTAATCAAGGTCAGAATAAGGAAAGCTTTTTTCAAAACAGAAGCGTAACCCCTGCCGGTTCAAAAGATAAAGTTAAGATGTTTCTTCCGTGTTAACGATGAGTTAAATTTTAATAAAAGAATTCCGAAAATTTTTTAATTACTTACCGCATGAAGATAGACAGACTGTTTGCCGGTGAATCCAATAACCCGTATGATAAAATAGAATTTGATAAACGCACATCAGTAATAAGAAATCCCGACGGTTCGATCGTTTTTGAAATGATCGATATTGTTGTTCCCAAACACTGGTCTCAGGTCGCTACAGATATTATCTCGCAGAAATATTTCCGCAAAGCTGGTATACCCCGCGTATTAAAAAGAGTACATGAAGAAGGTGTCCCGGTCTGGCTTCAGGCAAGTGAGCCTGATATGGAAGCGATGAAGGATATTCCGGAATCAGACCGCTATCTTTCTGAAACAGACAGCCGCCAGGTTTTTAACCGTTTGGCAGGCTGCTGGACCTACTGGGGCTGGAAATATGGCTATTTTAACACAGAAAATGACGCTTTAGCGTTCTATAATGAGCATTGTTATATGCTGGCACAGCAGATGGCTGCGCCAAATTCACCGCAATGGTTCAATACAGGCTTAAACTGGGCTTACGGTATTTCAGGTCCCGCACAGGGCCACTATTATGTAGACGGCAAAACAGGCGAGCTTGCAAAATCTGAAGATGCGTACACACATCCGCAGCCGCATGCATGTTTTATTCAGTCAGTCAGCGATGACCTTGTGAATGAAGGCGGTATTATGGATCTTTGGGTTCGTGAAGCCAGATTATTTAAATACGGCTCAGGCACAGGCTCAAATTTTTCAAACTTAAGGGGCAGCAATGAACCCTTAAGCGGCGGCGGAAAGTCATCAGGCTTAATGTCATTTTTAAAGATCGGCGACAGGTCAGCCGGAGCGATAAAATCAGGAGGCACAACACGCCGCGCCGCAAAAATGGTTACGCTTGATCTTGACCATCCCGATATTGAAGAATACATCAACTGGAAGGTTGTTGAAGAACAGAAAGTAGCAGACCTGGTAACAGGCTCAAAACTCCTGAACATTCATTTAAATAATGTGATCAAAGCGTGTTTTGAAGTTCACCCCGAAAACGACCCGTTTGACAGGAAACAGAACAAACATCTTGCCAAAGCAATAAGTGATGCAAGAAAATCACTTATACCTGAAAATTATATTGAAAGAGTTATACACCTGGCAAAGCTTGGTGTAAAAGAAGTACATATTCCTACCTATGATACTGACTGGAACAGCGAAGCTTACCTGACGGTATCAGGCCAGAACAGCAACAACAGCGTAAGGGCAACCAATGAGTTCATGAAAGCCGTTGAAAATGATGGTTTGTGGAATCTTTACTGGAGAGTTGAGCTTAATAAGGCTAAAAAAGAAGGCCGTGACCCGGTTGCCTGCAAAAAGTTAAAAGCACGTGACCTTTGGGAGCAGATCGCCTTCAGTGCATGGGCAAGCGCTGACCCCGGAATGCAGTATCACACCACTATAAATGAGTGGCATACCTGCCCTGCCGGCGGAGAGATAAAAGCCTCCAATCCATGCAGTGAATATATGTTCCTAGATGATACAGCATGTAACCTTGCCAGCTTAAACCTGGTTAAGTTTTATGACGCTGAAAAAGCTGAGTTTAATATAGATACCTACCGCCACGCCGTAAAATTATGGACAATTGTACTTGAGATAAGCGTTCTTATGGCGCAGTTCCCCAGCAAAGAAATTGCGAAGCTTTCATATGATTACCGTACACTTGGCTTGGGTTATGCGAACCTGGGCGCTTTGCTTATGATGCAGGGTATTCCGTATGATTCACAGGAAGCGCTGGCTATTACAGGCGCATTGACTTCAATTCTGCATATGCGTTCATACGCTACTTCTGCAGAAATGGCAAGAGAGCTTGGCACATTCCCAAGGTACAAGGAAAATGAGCAGAACATGCTGAGGGTTATCAGGAATCACCGCAGGGCTGCTTATAACGTTCCCAATGAAGAGTATGAAGGCTTATCCATAACTCCTGTTGGAATTAACAAAAGATACTGCCCTGAGCCGCTTCTGCACGCTGCCAGGGAAGACAGTGATATGGCGCTTGATCTTGGCGAGCGTTACGGTTACCGCAACGCGCAGGTTACTGTAATAGCACCAACAGGCACAATTGGACTTGTAATGGATTGTGATACAACCGGCGTTGAGCCTGATTTTGCCCTGGTTAAGTTCAAAAAGCTGGCCGGAGGGGGATATTTTAAGATTATCAATGAATCAGTACCCCCGGCACTTAAAAAGCTTGGCTACAATGATAATGAAATTCACGATATAGTTAAATACTGCACGGGCCACGGTTCTATTATAGGATGCCCGGGCATCAATCCGCAGTCACTTGCTGAAAAGGGCTTTACTTCAGATGTGCTTGCGCAGGTTGAAAAATCTCTGCCATCAGCGTTTGATATCAATTTTGTGTTCAATAAATACACACTGGGGGCTGAGTTCTGCAAAGATACCCTTGGTT encodes:
- a CDS encoding GNAT family N-acetyltransferase, with the protein product MIRKLIQSDREKIQRILTDTGHFNDDEIKVAMELVDIYLNDAKQTDYIFYIIENAETREASGYICYGRRPLTDWTYDLYWIAVDPNIHGKGLGSRLVKHMEDDLSAAGGKIILIETSGKPEYENERKFYTKNGYEVQTIIKDFYRSGDDLYVYRKYL
- a CDS encoding ATP-grasp domain-containing protein — its product is MKKETEQVSEGQDQKVQNEAYVDDNLVNNYSHRLSDVYAEWDDEETISAVEAAIKKAGHEVIRIEADENAFEKLRSTRPDIVFNMAEGFGGASRESHIPAMLEMLNIPYTASDPITIGNCHDKSRCKEILTYYGVPNPGFFITDSHVNGHPKVKYPAFVKPLHEGSSKGIYNSSVVYNNEELNREITRIKQNYDQHSIIEDFLEGQEFTVALLGNGENVRVLPIVGINLDCLPEDFPKIYSYEVKWYFDTRENKLDIFSCPAKISDKLTKRIEEICKQAYHALRIRDWARMDVRCDANDNPYIIEINPLPGILPNPDDNSCFPKAAREVGIDYDGLIQTVLNGAIERYQLNAK
- a CDS encoding KamA family radical SAM protein, whose product is MELWQQLLKQSVSSVDQLVDQFGIKKEVAERLDDFFQARINPYYLSLIRYPGDPIWLQAVPDEVELYDIDAPEDPLNEDEMSPVPNITHRYPDRALFLTTSQCGLYCRFCTRKRKVGDSSKINMRELEAAFQYLEQHTEINDVILSGGDPLMLTDAMLEKVLIRLRQIPHISIIRLGTKMPCVLPQRITPQLCDMLKKYHPIYVNTHFNHPWEITPESTKACEMLVNAGVPVGCQTVLLKGVNDDPEVMRELMKKLLAIRVRPYYIYQADLTKGANHFRTPIDVGLEIMDNLRGHISGLAVPQFVIDAPGGGGKIPLLPEYVLARDKEKIILRNFKNEVYEYPDVQEEHIVLKRGRNIEKPPKKKAKKKVPLPVLQ
- a CDS encoding ATP-grasp domain-containing protein, with protein sequence MNKKLNISIIFNDPVQYAQGPVYEGTDVDIDTIPEAIDMSEYGVLDEVKSVERALAPLEHNTKIIPVALDINKLIKELNENRPDIIFNLCESVDGDPTQEMNIAGLFELLKIPYTGSRAFTLGLALNKPLVKSILNQNGIPTAKHFVTNTSSIHLNGHKFPMIVKPSREDASIGITNESVVTNEADLRKRIEYVLEEHKQPALVEEFIDGREINVSVVGNDDPITFPISEIDFTGLPSDYPKIISYNSKWMYKTVEFENTKAVCPAQNLSDKEVQVIQETAKKVYKLLGAADYARVDMRLKDGVPYVLELNPNPDIASDVPEDTGFTRSAKAHGWEYSYLIQQIIGFALKRWGVK
- a CDS encoding T9SS type A sorting domain-containing protein; translation: MKKLFKSGLNSFLLLSAAAAIFIFSTAFRSSTEKTGSMHFHSDGRTCGTVEFNELQMQQYPQFRENRQRIEEYTKNYTHSESRLLVTIPVVFHVVYNTPQQNISDAQILSQIAVLNQDYAKLNSDTNLIPAVWKSIAANTQIQFCLAQRDPNGNPTTGITRTSTSITAFTGSSDQRIFFTAQGGHDIWDRDRYLNIYVCNLGGGLLGYAQFPGGNPQTDGTVNLYTAVGTTGVVNPPYDKGRTVTHEVGHWLNLFHIWGDEPDCNQDDQVSDTPLQGNSSSGCPTFPTTDACQPNSPGIMFVNYMDYSNDACMYMFTSGQSTRMNAALSGPRASLLTSNGCIPIGITPISTEIPAKYSLEQNFPNPFNPVTNIRFDITRSSQVSLKVYDAAGNEIAVLVNQALNAGTYNYDFDASNYPSGVYFYVLSAGEFTATKKMVLIK
- the prfA gene encoding peptide chain release factor 1, with amino-acid sequence MFDKLEKVKERYNEISELLNKPETANDQKEFRRLSKEYSDLTDIVNAYDEYIKVKAQLEENKKLLYETNDAEMKELAANEQEELQNRFDKLEAEIKELLVPKDPNDSKNAMLEIRAGTGGDEAALFAADLYRMYSRFAERIGWKMEVVTYNESSGLGGLKEVIVSVTGKDIYGTLKYESGVHRVQRVPETETQGRVHTSAASVAVLPEADEVDIEINPADLKIDVFRSGGAGGQNVNKVETAIRITHIPTGVVVQCQDERSQLKNKQKAMKVLRSRLLEAEIEKHDKETSQKRKLMVGSGDRSDKIRTYNFPQNRLTDHRIGLTMYNLSQVMEGDLAELFEKLKIADRAEKLSEEQV
- a CDS encoding cupin domain-containing protein, translated to MKYKYPVTIENGLGEILIFKSCETENGEEKLIVENFVKPGAGPVMHTHLLQDEALTVESGELTYQVMGEEPKTAQAGETAVFKRGVPHKFVNSGTTELHCTGYIKPANTIIFYLSAIFEAQKKSGKPQPALMDAAYLIHRYKSEYDLPELPLFVKKFMMPAVYFFGRLFGRYQHFKNAPEPLKK
- a CDS encoding vitamin B12-dependent ribonucleotide reductase, translated to MKIDRLFAGESNNPYDKIEFDKRTSVIRNPDGSIVFEMIDIVVPKHWSQVATDIISQKYFRKAGIPRVLKRVHEEGVPVWLQASEPDMEAMKDIPESDRYLSETDSRQVFNRLAGCWTYWGWKYGYFNTENDALAFYNEHCYMLAQQMAAPNSPQWFNTGLNWAYGISGPAQGHYYVDGKTGELAKSEDAYTHPQPHACFIQSVSDDLVNEGGIMDLWVREARLFKYGSGTGSNFSNLRGSNEPLSGGGKSSGLMSFLKIGDRSAGAIKSGGTTRRAAKMVTLDLDHPDIEEYINWKVVEEQKVADLVTGSKLLNIHLNNVIKACFEVHPENDPFDRKQNKHLAKAISDARKSLIPENYIERVIHLAKLGVKEVHIPTYDTDWNSEAYLTVSGQNSNNSVRATNEFMKAVENDGLWNLYWRVELNKAKKEGRDPVACKKLKARDLWEQIAFSAWASADPGMQYHTTINEWHTCPAGGEIKASNPCSEYMFLDDTACNLASLNLVKFYDAEKAEFNIDTYRHAVKLWTIVLEISVLMAQFPSKEIAKLSYDYRTLGLGYANLGALLMMQGIPYDSQEALAITGALTSILHMRSYATSAEMARELGTFPRYKENEQNMLRVIRNHRRAAYNVPNEEYEGLSITPVGINKRYCPEPLLHAAREDSDMALDLGERYGYRNAQVTVIAPTGTIGLVMDCDTTGVEPDFALVKFKKLAGGGYFKIINESVPPALKKLGYNDNEIHDIVKYCTGHGSIIGCPGINPQSLAEKGFTSDVLAQVEKSLPSAFDINFVFNKYTLGAEFCKDTLGFTDEQLDDYHFNILKSLGFNKDEIDAANDYVCGTMTVEGAPHLREEHYAVFDCANKCGKKGTRFISADAHIKIMAAAQPFISGAISKTINLPNEASIDDMKHAYMLSWKLGIKANALYRDGSKLSQPLNSVSDDDNFEHESEEIAETMSKPNDIIRIAERIIHRYIAKRRKLPFRRRGYTQKAKIGTHSVYLRTGEYENGQLGEIFIDMHREGAAFRSLMNCFAIAVSLGLQHGVPLEEFVDAFVYTRFEPNGIVIGNPNIKMTTSLIDYIFRELAVTYLGRNDLSHISQETEMRTSPIDSISKLDTETDFEDEEIFSERFIDEPANKTAPKNDITPSQNIQHKPVENVSVSSQQTISGGALGIQMTGAAVIKNVSASEESDKIKQAKQKGYTGDICQSCGSLTMVRNGTCLKCITCGDTSGCS